TACCTTTTTGCCGCCGAGTTTTACGTTTGGATAATCTTGTTCCTGCATGGTATTCACCTCCATGTTAATTAAATTATCCATAAAGGAAAAAATATATAAATTTTGGGGTTTTTAAATGGAAATAACACTTATCAGACATGGCAGGTCATCGCAAATGGATAATCACCGCATGAATAGCCGTGAATTTAAAAAATGGGTTGAAATATACAACCGCTTAGGGATTCTTGAGGGTGAGACTTGTTCTTCTGACGCAATTGAAAAAGGGAGTTCAGCATCTTTTTTACTTACAAGTGATTTAAAAAGGTCAATCGAGTCGGCCAAAAGCATAAATCCTTCTGCAAAGATACAGACAGATCCATTATTCAGGGAAACTGAATTGCCCATACCTGCCGATAAATTTCCGGGTATGAGATTGAAGCCAAATACCTGGGCTGTGGTATTAAGGCTACTATGGTTATGCGGCTATTCACAGGGCTGTGAATCATACAGGGATGCAAAATTACGGGCAAAGCATGCATCATCAACATTAACCTCTATTGCAAAAGAACATCACTTTGCTGTTCTCGTAGGTCACGGTTTTTTCAACCATTTAATTGCGAGGGAACTTCAAGAAGCCGGGTGGATCGGGAAGAGAAAAACAGGTTCAAAGCATTGGAATGCGGATACTTACATCTTTTAACGGAGGGGAAGTAGAATGGTAAAACCTAATCTGGCAACCAGATTCAAAACATTTGGACAATATGAATGTCATGGATCCAGTGGGCTTTATGAGTTCTTGTCTTACAAGATTGCAGAGGATGAAGAATTGCTGGTTTTGGCATCTGAAGCGAGAGAAGGCCAGCCTGTGCCGAATTTATTTCTTGGAGCCATTCATTATCTGCTTTTAAGCGGGAAAGAGCATGAACTTAAGGAATATTATTCAAGCTTAGTGGAGAATCCAAGAAACCCTCTTGAATCTTTCCAAAGCTTTAAAGATTTCTGCAGGCTAAATTCACAGGAAATTAAAGAAATAGTAAAAGCAAAATTAGTCCAGACGAATGAAGTTAGGCGCTGTGCTTACTTATACCCTGTGTTTGCCTGGATCTTTCAGCAAACCGAAAAGCCCCTGGCCTTGATTGAAATAGGAACAAGCGCGGGCCTGCAGCTTCTTTGGGATAAATACTGCTACACATATGGTACAGAAGAAACTTTTGGAAATCCAGCCTCGAATGTTCAATTATCCTCT
This window of the Cytobacillus pseudoceanisediminis genome carries:
- a CDS encoding histidine phosphatase family protein; this translates as MEITLIRHGRSSQMDNHRMNSREFKKWVEIYNRLGILEGETCSSDAIEKGSSASFLLTSDLKRSIESAKSINPSAKIQTDPLFRETELPIPADKFPGMRLKPNTWAVVLRLLWLCGYSQGCESYRDAKLRAKHASSTLTSIAKEHHFAVLVGHGFFNHLIARELQEAGWIGKRKTGSKHWNADTYIF
- a CDS encoding DUF2332 domain-containing protein, which produces MVKPNLATRFKTFGQYECHGSSGLYEFLSYKIAEDEELLVLASEAREGQPVPNLFLGAIHYLLLSGKEHELKEYYSSLVENPRNPLESFQSFKDFCRLNSQEIKEIVKAKLVQTNEVRRCAYLYPVFAWIFQQTEKPLALIEIGTSAGLQLLWDKYCYTYGTEETFGNPASNVQLSSEIKGGHVPILPPEMPPVASRTGVDLHINDLNNGEDFLWLKSLIWPEHQERRTLFEKAAQCVKENPISLFEGDGVELLPSLIEGIPDEHTICVFHTHVANQMPADVKENLLGKIKASGQSRDIFHIYNNIQDRNLHLDYYLDSKEYKKLVGQTEGHGHWFTWELN